In Streptomyces sp. P3, one DNA window encodes the following:
- a CDS encoding phosphatidylglycerol lysyltransferase domain-containing protein has protein sequence MSGGVPPRSSRVRRIVRGPRPEAVPSLVARACALVGLLDVAGGVFPRFRHSRMHSFAEVLPGSFGPFAAALSLSAGVLLLLLAHGLRRGKRRAWRAAVVLLPAGAISQFVYRHSIVGALISIALLVPLLVHRDQFRALPDPRSRWRALANFVLMGAGSLGLGLVIVSVHPGRLIGDPSLADRITHVLYGLFGFEGPVDYQGNTSWTVAFSLGALGWITAVTTIYLAFRPEHPAARLTEEDESRLRVLLDKHGRRDSLGHFALRRDKAVVFSPSGKAAVTYRVVSGVMLASGDPIGDVEAWPGAIERFMDEAKAHSWTPAVMGCSETGGEVWTRETGLDALELGDEAVVDVADFSLAGRAMRNVRQMVKRIERAGYETRVRRVRDLGEAELERIRRAAEDWRGTDTERGFSMALGRVGDASDGDCLIATAHKADEVPGEYGDLKAILHFVPWGPDGASLDLMRRDRSADPGMNELLIVAALQAAPKFGITRVSLNFAMFRAALARGEKIGAGPVLRAWRGLLVFLSRWFQIESLYKFNAKFQPRWEPRFVVYRASGDLPRIGFAAMQAEGFVNLALPLPRFLRRRSAAARVCAHAVAERDVRAA, from the coding sequence ATGTCGGGTGGGGTTCCGCCCCGTAGCAGCCGGGTGCGGCGGATAGTGCGAGGTCCGCGCCCCGAGGCCGTGCCGTCCCTCGTCGCCCGGGCCTGTGCCCTCGTGGGCCTGCTGGACGTCGCCGGCGGCGTCTTCCCGCGGTTCCGGCACAGCCGCATGCACAGCTTCGCCGAGGTGCTGCCCGGTTCCTTCGGGCCCTTCGCGGCCGCGCTGTCACTCAGCGCGGGCGTCCTGCTGCTGCTGCTCGCCCACGGCCTCAGGCGGGGCAAGCGGCGCGCCTGGCGAGCCGCCGTGGTCCTGCTCCCGGCGGGCGCGATCTCGCAGTTCGTGTACCGGCACTCCATCGTGGGCGCGCTCATCTCGATCGCCCTCCTCGTCCCGCTGCTGGTGCACCGCGACCAGTTCAGGGCGCTGCCCGACCCGCGCAGCCGCTGGCGTGCGCTCGCCAACTTCGTCCTCATGGGCGCCGGCTCCCTGGGTCTGGGCCTGGTCATCGTCAGCGTCCACCCGGGGCGCCTGATCGGCGACCCGAGCCTGGCCGATCGCATCACGCACGTCCTGTACGGCCTCTTCGGCTTCGAGGGCCCGGTCGACTACCAGGGCAACACCTCCTGGACGGTCGCCTTCTCCCTCGGCGCCCTCGGCTGGATCACCGCCGTCACCACGATCTACCTCGCCTTCCGCCCCGAGCACCCGGCCGCGCGCCTCACCGAGGAGGACGAGAGCCGGTTGCGCGTCCTGCTGGACAAGCACGGCCGGCGCGACTCCCTCGGCCACTTCGCGCTGCGCCGCGACAAGGCCGTCGTCTTCTCCCCCAGCGGCAAGGCGGCCGTCACCTACCGCGTGGTCTCCGGCGTGATGCTCGCCAGCGGCGACCCCATCGGCGACGTCGAGGCCTGGCCCGGCGCCATCGAACGCTTCATGGACGAGGCCAAGGCCCACTCCTGGACGCCCGCCGTCATGGGCTGCTCGGAGACCGGCGGCGAGGTATGGACCCGCGAGACCGGCCTGGACGCCCTGGAACTGGGCGACGAGGCGGTGGTGGACGTGGCGGATTTCTCCCTCGCCGGCCGCGCGATGCGCAACGTGCGCCAGATGGTCAAGCGCATCGAACGCGCCGGTTACGAAACCCGCGTGCGGCGCGTACGTGACCTGGGCGAGGCCGAACTGGAGCGCATCCGGCGGGCGGCGGAGGACTGGCGCGGCACCGACACCGAGCGCGGCTTCTCCATGGCACTGGGCCGCGTCGGCGACGCCTCCGACGGGGACTGCCTCATCGCCACCGCCCACAAGGCCGACGAGGTCCCCGGCGAGTACGGCGATCTGAAGGCGATCCTGCACTTCGTGCCCTGGGGTCCGGACGGCGCCTCCCTCGACCTGATGCGACGCGACCGCTCGGCCGACCCCGGCATGAACGAACTGCTGATCGTCGCCGCTCTCCAGGCCGCACCGAAGTTCGGCATCACGCGGGTGTCGCTGAACTTCGCGATGTTCCGCGCCGCCCTGGCCCGGGGAGAGAAGATCGGCGCCGGTCCCGTGCTGCGCGCCTGGCGCGGGCTGCTGGTCTTCCTCTCGCGCTGGTTCCAGATCGAGTCGCTGTACAAGTTCAACGCCAAGTTCCAGCCGCGCTGGGAGCCCCGCTTCGTCGTCTACCGGGCCTCCGGCGACCTGCCCCGCATCGGCTTCGCCGCCATGCAGGCCGAAGGCTTCGTCAACCTCGCCCTCCCCCTGCCGCGCTTCCTGCGCCGCCGCTCCGCGGCGGCCCGCGTGTGCGCGCACGCCGTGGCGGAGAGAGACGTACGCGCGGCATAG
- the folP gene encoding dihydropteroate synthase, with translation MSKQSGRGSVVGLPGWDRCAVMGVVNVTPDSFSDGGRWFDTTAAVKHGLHLVAEGADLVDVGGESTRPGATRVDEAEELRRVVPVVRGLASEGVIVSVDTMRASVAARALEAGAALVNDVSGGLADPAMIPAVADAGAPFVVMHWRGFLEGGNVRGVYADVVAEVVDELHARVDAVLDGGVSPDRIVVDPGLGFSKEADHDLTLLAHLDRLHALGHPLLVAASRKRFLGRVLAGPEGAPPPARERDAATAAVSALAAQAGAWAVRVHEVRATADAVQVARAVEGAREERRTPGAGAPEPARQAMDASGTPGGPDRAEPPHLPRPPHAEGAR, from the coding sequence ATGAGCAAGCAGAGCGGACGCGGGAGCGTCGTCGGACTTCCGGGATGGGACCGCTGCGCGGTCATGGGAGTCGTCAACGTGACCCCCGACTCCTTCTCCGACGGCGGCCGGTGGTTCGACACCACCGCCGCCGTCAAGCACGGCCTCCATCTCGTCGCCGAAGGCGCGGACCTCGTCGACGTCGGCGGCGAGTCCACCCGGCCGGGCGCCACCCGCGTCGACGAGGCCGAGGAACTCCGCCGGGTCGTCCCCGTCGTCCGCGGCCTCGCCTCCGAAGGCGTCATCGTCTCGGTCGACACCATGCGCGCCTCCGTCGCCGCCCGTGCCCTCGAAGCCGGCGCCGCCCTCGTCAACGACGTCAGCGGCGGCCTCGCCGATCCGGCGATGATTCCCGCCGTGGCGGACGCCGGCGCCCCCTTCGTGGTCATGCACTGGCGCGGTTTCCTCGAGGGCGGCAACGTCCGCGGCGTCTACGCCGACGTCGTCGCCGAGGTCGTCGACGAACTCCACGCGCGCGTCGACGCCGTCCTCGACGGCGGCGTCTCCCCCGACCGAATCGTCGTCGACCCCGGACTCGGCTTCTCCAAGGAGGCCGACCACGACCTGACCCTGCTCGCTCACCTCGACCGGCTGCACGCACTCGGGCACCCACTGCTCGTCGCCGCCTCGCGCAAGCGGTTCCTCGGCCGTGTCCTGGCCGGGCCGGAAGGCGCCCCGCCCCCCGCGCGTGAGCGCGACGCCGCCACCGCCGCCGTGTCCGCCCTCGCGGCACAGGCCGGCGCCTGGGCCGTCCGCGTGCACGAGGTCCGCGCGACGGCCGACGCGGTGCAGGTCGCGCGCGCCGTGGAAGGGGCGCGCGAGGAAAGGCGCACGCCCGGAGCGGGCGCACCCGAACCGGCGCGGCAGGCGATGGACGCATCCGGCACGCCCGGCGGACCCGATCGGGCCGAACCGCCCCACCTGCCCCGCCCGCCCCACGCAGAAGGAGCCCGGTGA
- a CDS encoding nuclear transport factor 2 family protein: protein MSAPHTDVEQVEAANTAFYEALEQGDFEGVSSFWLTPSDLGVDETYHDPADVGVVSCVHPGWPVLTGRGEVLRSYALIMANTDYIQFFLTDVHVSVTGDTALVNCTENILSGGPAPEAGEELGPLVGQLVVATNVFRRTPDGWKLWSHHASPVLAENDDEDDDEEEDTPS, encoded by the coding sequence GTGAGCGCCCCCCACACGGACGTCGAGCAGGTCGAAGCCGCCAACACCGCCTTCTACGAGGCACTGGAGCAAGGGGACTTCGAGGGGGTTTCCTCCTTCTGGCTGACCCCGTCCGATCTGGGCGTGGACGAGACCTACCACGACCCGGCGGACGTCGGCGTGGTCTCCTGCGTGCACCCTGGCTGGCCCGTGCTCACCGGCCGCGGCGAGGTCCTGCGGTCGTACGCGCTGATCATGGCGAACACCGACTACATCCAGTTCTTCCTCACCGACGTGCACGTCTCGGTCACCGGCGACACCGCACTGGTGAACTGCACCGAGAACATCCTCAGCGGCGGTCCGGCGCCGGAGGCCGGCGAGGAGCTCGGACCGCTCGTCGGTCAGCTCGTGGTCGCCACCAACGTGTTCCGCCGGACACCGGACGGCTGGAAGCTCTGGTCGCACCACGCCTCCCCGGTCCTGGCCGAGAACGACGACGAGGACGACGACGAGGAGGAGGACACCCCCTCCTGA
- the folB gene encoding dihydroneopterin aldolase, translating to MDRVALRGLKARGYHGVFPKEREEGQTFIVDLVLGLDTRPAAADDDLAKTVHYGIVAEEAVAVVEGEPVDLVETLAERIAQVALKHEAVQEVEVCVHKPDAPITVPFDDVTVTITRSRV from the coding sequence GTGGATCGTGTCGCGCTGCGCGGCCTGAAGGCCCGCGGGTACCACGGCGTGTTCCCCAAGGAACGCGAAGAGGGCCAGACCTTCATCGTGGACCTCGTCCTGGGCCTGGACACCCGACCGGCCGCCGCCGACGACGACCTGGCGAAGACCGTGCACTACGGCATCGTGGCGGAGGAGGCCGTGGCCGTCGTCGAGGGCGAGCCCGTCGACCTCGTCGAGACGCTCGCCGAACGCATCGCCCAGGTCGCTCTGAAGCACGAAGCGGTCCAGGAGGTCGAGGTCTGCGTCCACAAACCGGACGCCCCGATCACCGTCCCCTTCGACGACGTGACCGTCACCATCACCCGGAGCCGAGTATGA
- the folK gene encoding 2-amino-4-hydroxy-6-hydroxymethyldihydropteridine diphosphokinase, with the protein MTAFFAGGQSDPTVQPVPASVVERVDAADTTLHNPKRAVLSLGSNLGNRLETLQGAIDALEDTPGVRIKAVSPVYETAPWGVEPGSQPAYFNAVVLLKTTLPPSSLLERAHAVEEAFHRIRDERWGARTLDVDIVAYADVVDDDPHLTLPHPRAHERAFVLAPWHDVEPEAQLPGLGRVADLLDAVTREGVAARKDLELHLPE; encoded by the coding sequence ATGACCGCGTTCTTCGCCGGGGGTCAGAGCGACCCGACCGTCCAGCCGGTGCCCGCCTCCGTCGTCGAGAGGGTCGACGCCGCCGACACCACCCTGCACAACCCGAAACGCGCCGTGCTCTCCCTCGGCTCCAACCTGGGCAACCGCCTGGAGACGCTGCAGGGCGCCATCGACGCCCTCGAGGACACCCCGGGCGTCCGTATCAAGGCCGTCTCCCCCGTGTACGAGACGGCGCCCTGGGGCGTCGAGCCCGGCAGCCAGCCGGCGTACTTCAACGCGGTGGTCCTGCTGAAGACGACCCTGCCGCCGTCCTCCCTCCTGGAGCGGGCGCACGCCGTCGAGGAAGCCTTCCACCGGATCCGGGACGAACGCTGGGGCGCACGCACGCTGGACGTCGACATCGTCGCCTACGCCGACGTCGTGGACGACGACCCGCACCTCACCCTCCCCCACCCCCGCGCCCACGAGCGGGCGTTCGTGCTCGCCCCCTGGCACGACGTGGAGCCCGAGGCCCAACTCCCCGGCCTCGGCAGGGTCGCCGACCTGCTCGACGCGGTCACCCGCGAGGGCGTCGCCGCACGCAAGGACCTGGAACTCCACCTGCCCGAGTAG
- a CDS encoding DUF3180 domain-containing protein yields MRELHIRVLAGVFVVAGVLSWAGARLWNSVGTLPSVPLAAPIVLAVIAVILLATALSLRARLKAQRERRPEAKGVDPLMAARAVVFGQASALVAALVSGMYAGTGVFLLESLDIPARRDQAIYAGFSVLAGIAVIAAAIFLERVCKLPEDDDHENGAASTA; encoded by the coding sequence GTGAGAGAGCTGCACATCAGGGTGCTGGCAGGCGTGTTCGTCGTGGCCGGCGTCCTGTCCTGGGCGGGCGCCCGCCTCTGGAACTCGGTCGGAACCCTGCCCAGCGTCCCGCTGGCCGCGCCCATCGTGCTCGCCGTGATCGCGGTGATCCTGCTCGCCACGGCGCTCTCGCTGCGCGCGCGCCTCAAGGCCCAGCGCGAGCGCCGCCCCGAGGCGAAGGGCGTCGACCCGCTGATGGCCGCCCGCGCGGTCGTCTTCGGCCAGGCCAGCGCCCTCGTGGCAGCGCTCGTCTCCGGCATGTACGCAGGCACGGGCGTCTTCCTCCTGGAGTCCCTGGACATCCCCGCCCGCCGCGACCAGGCCATCTACGCCGGCTTCTCGGTCCTGGCGGGCATCGCCGTCATAGCGGCGGCCATCTTCCTGGAACGCGTCTGCAAGCTCCCTGAGGACGACGACCACGAGAACGGCGCGGCCTCGACGGCGTGA
- the folE gene encoding GTP cyclohydrolase I FolE produces MTDPVTLDGEGSIGEFDEKRAENAVRELLIAVGEDPDREGLQETPARVARAYREILAGLWQQPEDVLTTTFDLGHDEMVLVKDIEIVSLCEHHLLPFHGVAHVGYIPADTGKITGLSKLARLVEVFARRPQVQERLTTQIADSLMRILEARGAIVVIEAEHMCMSVRGIRKPGAKTTTSAVRGQLRDATTRAEAMSLILAR; encoded by the coding sequence ATGACCGACCCCGTGACGCTGGACGGCGAGGGCTCGATCGGCGAGTTCGACGAGAAGCGCGCCGAGAACGCCGTACGGGAGCTGCTGATCGCGGTCGGAGAGGACCCGGACCGTGAGGGCCTCCAGGAGACGCCGGCGCGGGTGGCGCGGGCGTACCGGGAGATCCTTGCGGGGCTTTGGCAACAGCCTGAGGACGTGCTGACGACCACGTTCGATCTGGGGCACGACGAGATGGTCCTGGTGAAGGACATCGAGATCGTCAGCCTCTGTGAACATCATCTGCTGCCGTTCCACGGTGTTGCCCATGTCGGGTACATTCCCGCCGACACGGGCAAGATCACGGGCCTGTCGAAGCTCGCGCGTCTCGTGGAGGTGTTCGCTCGTCGGCCACAGGTGCAGGAGCGGCTCACCACGCAGATCGCGGATTCCCTCATGCGGATTCTCGAGGCTCGCGGCGCGATCGTCGTCATCGAGGCCGAGCACATGTGCATGTCCGTGCGTGGCATTCGCAAGCCGGGCGCCAAGACCACGACATCGGCGGTGCGGGGTCAGCTCCGGGACGCCACGACCCGGGCCGAGGCGATGAGCCTGATACTGGCCCGCTGA
- the ftsH gene encoding ATP-dependent zinc metalloprotease FtsH, whose protein sequence is MDVKRYFRGPVMWIVLAVLAVVVLMQVVGSSGGYKTVDTGQVIAAINDNKVESAKLTTGDEQTIKATLKDGVKIKGSSKIQASYIGDQGVTIANTLQTKYQDKQIPDGYTVSPTKQNAFVGILLSLLPFVLIVVVFLFLMNQMQGGGSRVMNFGKSKAKLITKDTPKTTFADVAGSDEAVEELHEIKEFLQEPAKFQAVGAKIPKGVLLYGPPGTGKTLLARAVAGEAGVPFYSISGSDFVEMFVGVGASRVRDLFEQAKANAPAIVFVDEIDAVGRHRGAGLGGGHDEREQTLNQLLVEMDGFDVKGGVILIAATNRPDILDPALLRPGRFDRQIAVDRPDMQGRLEILKVHQKGKPVAPDVDLSAVARRTPGFTGADLSNVLNEAALLTARSDKKLIDNHMLDEAIDRVVAGPQKRTRIMSDKEKKITAYHEGGHALVAAASPNSDPVHKITILSRGRALGYTMVLPEEDKYSTTRNEMLDQLAYMLGGRAAEELVFHDPTTGAANDIEKATTTARAMVTQYGMTERLGAIKFGGDNTEPFLGREMAHQRDYSEEVAALVDEEVKKLIENAHNEAWEILVENRDVLDNLVLQLLEKETLGKEEIAEIFSSIVKRPARPAWTGSSRRTPSTRPPVLSPKELALTNGANGATPAISTAKSTAVDAGPVAEPSPEERPES, encoded by the coding sequence ATGGACGTGAAGCGATACTTCCGTGGGCCGGTCATGTGGATCGTGCTGGCCGTCCTTGCCGTGGTCGTGTTGATGCAGGTCGTCGGCTCGTCCGGCGGCTACAAGACGGTGGACACCGGCCAGGTCATTGCAGCGATCAACGACAACAAGGTCGAGTCGGCCAAACTCACCACCGGTGACGAGCAGACCATCAAGGCCACGCTCAAAGACGGCGTGAAGATCAAGGGCAGCTCGAAGATCCAGGCGAGCTACATCGGCGATCAGGGCGTGACGATCGCCAACACGCTGCAGACCAAGTACCAGGACAAGCAGATCCCGGACGGCTACACGGTCTCGCCGACGAAGCAGAACGCCTTCGTCGGGATCCTGCTGTCCCTGCTCCCCTTCGTCCTCATCGTGGTCGTCTTCCTGTTCCTGATGAACCAGATGCAGGGCGGCGGCTCCCGGGTCATGAACTTCGGGAAGTCCAAGGCCAAGCTCATCACCAAGGACACCCCGAAGACGACGTTCGCCGACGTGGCCGGATCGGACGAGGCCGTCGAGGAACTCCACGAGATCAAGGAGTTCCTCCAGGAACCGGCCAAGTTCCAGGCGGTCGGCGCCAAGATCCCCAAGGGCGTGCTCCTGTACGGCCCGCCCGGCACCGGCAAGACGCTCCTCGCGCGCGCCGTCGCCGGCGAGGCGGGCGTCCCCTTCTACTCGATCTCCGGCTCCGACTTCGTCGAGATGTTCGTCGGCGTCGGCGCCTCCCGGGTCCGCGATCTCTTCGAGCAGGCCAAGGCGAACGCCCCGGCGATCGTCTTCGTCGACGAGATCGACGCGGTCGGCCGCCACCGCGGCGCCGGCCTCGGCGGCGGACACGACGAGCGCGAACAGACCCTGAACCAGCTCCTCGTCGAGATGGACGGCTTCGACGTGAAGGGCGGCGTCATCCTCATCGCCGCCACGAACCGCCCCGACATCCTCGACCCGGCGCTGCTGCGCCCCGGCCGTTTCGACCGCCAGATCGCGGTCGACCGACCGGACATGCAGGGCCGTCTGGAGATCCTCAAGGTCCACCAGAAGGGCAAGCCGGTCGCGCCCGACGTCGACCTGTCCGCCGTCGCCCGCCGCACTCCCGGCTTCACCGGTGCCGATCTCTCCAACGTGCTGAACGAGGCCGCGCTGCTGACGGCCCGCTCGGACAAGAAGCTGATCGACAACCACATGCTGGACGAGGCGATCGACCGTGTGGTCGCGGGCCCGCAGAAGCGGACCCGGATCATGTCGGACAAGGAGAAGAAGATCACCGCGTACCACGAGGGCGGTCACGCCCTGGTCGCGGCGGCTTCTCCGAACTCCGACCCGGTGCACAAGATCACGATTCTCTCGCGAGGCCGTGCCCTGGGCTACACGATGGTTCTGCCGGAGGAGGACAAGTACTCCACCACGCGCAACGAGATGCTGGACCAGCTGGCCTACATGCTGGGCGGCCGCGCGGCCGAGGAGCTCGTCTTCCACGACCCGACCACGGGCGCGGCGAACGACATCGAGAAGGCCACCACCACGGCCCGCGCGATGGTCACCCAGTACGGCATGACCGAGCGTCTGGGCGCGATCAAGTTCGGCGGCGACAACACCGAGCCGTTCCTCGGCCGTGAGATGGCTCACCAACGCGACTACTCGGAAGAGGTCGCCGCGCTGGTGGACGAGGAAGTCAAGAAGCTCATCGAGAACGCGCACAACGAGGCCTGGGAGATCCTGGTCGAGAACCGCGACGTCCTCGACAACCTGGTGCTGCAGCTGCTGGAGAAGGAGACGCTGGGCAAGGAGGAGATCGCCGAGATCTTCTCGTCCATCGTCAAGCGCCCGGCGCGGCCCGCCTGGACCGGTTCCTCGCGCCGCACGCCGTCCACCCGTCCGCCGGTGCTCTCCCCCAAGGAGCTCGCTCTGACGAACGGCGCCAACGGCGCGACCCCGGCGATCTCGACCGCGAAGTCCACCGCGGTCGACGCCGGCCCGGTGGCCGAGCCCAGCCCGGAGGAGCGCCCCGAGAGCTGA
- the hpt gene encoding hypoxanthine phosphoribosyltransferase, giving the protein MRVDAKDMGTDLNEVLITKEEIDAKLAELAAKIDAEYAGKDLLIVGVLKGAVMVMADLARALSTPVTMDWMAVSSYGAGTQSSGVVRILKDLDTDIKGKHVLIVEDIIDSGLTLSWLLSNLGSREPASLKVCTLLRKPEAAKVAIDVEWVGFDIPNEFVVGYGLDYAEKYRNLPFVGTLAPHVYGG; this is encoded by the coding sequence ATGCGGGTGGACGCGAAAGACATGGGCACCGACCTCAATGAGGTGCTCATCACCAAGGAAGAGATCGACGCGAAGCTGGCCGAACTGGCCGCGAAGATCGACGCGGAGTACGCGGGCAAGGACCTGCTCATCGTCGGTGTCCTCAAGGGCGCGGTGATGGTCATGGCCGACCTCGCCCGAGCCCTGTCCACCCCCGTCACCATGGACTGGATGGCCGTGTCGTCCTACGGGGCGGGCACCCAGTCCTCCGGTGTGGTGCGGATCCTCAAGGACCTCGACACCGACATCAAGGGCAAGCACGTCCTCATCGTCGAGGACATCATCGACTCCGGCCTGACCCTGTCCTGGCTGCTCTCCAACCTCGGCTCGCGCGAGCCCGCCTCCCTCAAGGTGTGCACGCTGCTGCGCAAGCCCGAGGCCGCCAAGGTGGCCATCGACGTCGAGTGGGTCGGCTTCGACATCCCGAACGAGTTCGTCGTCGGCTACGGCCTCGACTACGCCGAGAAGTACCGGAACCTCCCGTTCGTCGGTACGCTCGCGCCCCACGTCTACGGCGGCTGA
- the tilS gene encoding tRNA lysidine(34) synthetase TilS, which yields MGPHPAVAAIRLAVRRVLHDVLNDHPVPEASAHEPPPPSPLVLVACSGGADSMALASALAFEAPRLGIRAGGVTVDHGLQPGSDLRAAEVTLRLRELGLDPVESTAVTVGREGGPEAAARDARYSALDAAAERHGAAAVLLGHTRDDQAETVLLGLARGSGIRSLSGMAAVSGGPGAARRYRRPFLQLDRQTARKACMVQSLPVWDDPHNADPAYTRSRLRHEGLPALEKALGKGVVEALARTAQLSRDDADALDAWAGQAESSVRDAAGLLECAKLYALPPAVRRRILRRAAIDAGAPAGSLFARHIEEVDRLITGWRGQGVINLPGKVVAQRQGGRLVIRQG from the coding sequence ATGGGTCCCCATCCTGCGGTCGCGGCGATACGCCTGGCGGTCCGCCGCGTACTCCACGACGTCCTCAACGACCACCCCGTCCCCGAAGCGAGCGCGCACGAACCGCCGCCGCCGTCGCCGCTCGTGCTCGTGGCATGCTCAGGCGGCGCCGACTCCATGGCCCTCGCCTCCGCCCTCGCCTTCGAGGCCCCCCGGCTCGGCATCCGGGCCGGCGGCGTCACCGTCGACCACGGCCTGCAGCCCGGCTCCGACCTGCGCGCGGCCGAAGTCACCCTGCGCCTGCGCGAACTCGGCCTCGACCCCGTCGAGTCCACCGCCGTCACCGTCGGCCGCGAAGGCGGCCCCGAGGCCGCCGCCCGCGACGCCCGCTACAGCGCCCTCGACGCGGCCGCCGAGCGCCACGGCGCCGCCGCGGTCCTGCTCGGTCACACCCGCGACGACCAGGCCGAGACGGTCCTGCTCGGCCTCGCCCGCGGCTCCGGCATCCGCTCCCTGTCCGGCATGGCCGCCGTCTCCGGCGGACCGGGGGCCGCCCGCCGCTACCGCCGCCCCTTCCTCCAGCTCGACCGGCAGACCGCCCGCAAGGCCTGCATGGTCCAGTCCCTGCCCGTCTGGGACGACCCGCACAACGCCGACCCCGCCTACACCCGCTCCCGGCTCCGCCACGAGGGCCTGCCCGCCCTGGAGAAGGCCCTCGGCAAGGGCGTCGTCGAAGCGCTCGCCCGGACCGCCCAGCTCTCCCGCGACGACGCCGACGCGCTCGACGCGTGGGCCGGCCAGGCCGAGTCCTCCGTACGGGACGCGGCCGGTCTGCTGGAGTGCGCCAAGCTCTACGCCCTGCCGCCCGCCGTGCGCCGCCGCATCCTGCGCCGCGCCGCCATCGACGCGGGCGCCCCGGCCGGTTCCCTCTTCGCCCGGCACATCGAAGAGGTCGACCGGCTGATCACCGGATGGCGCGGCCAGGGGGTCATCAATCTCCCCGGCAAAGTCGTCGCCCAGCGCCAGGGTGGCAGACTGGTGATTCGGCAAGGCTGA
- a CDS encoding zinc-dependent metalloprotease, which produces MTSIGGAASAGMVDWNLAVATATRLVRPGPEVSRDEARAVVAELRRHAKASEAHVRGFTRMATEEIHDTPILVVDRPGWVRANVAGFREILKPLLDKMQERRGSSPGGAVLGAVGGKVTGVELGMLLSFLSSRVLGQYETFAPATRELPAGAVGGGRLLLVAPNIVHVERELDVDPHDFRLWVCLHEETHRTQFSAVPWLRDHLEGEIQSFLGETDVDPSTFLERVREAAQSLAGGRPEGEEDDGGRSLVELVQTPAQREILARLTAVMSLLEGHADFVMDGVGPEVVSTVAEIREKFQQRRAKGASRLDIALRRLLGLDAKLKQYRDGERFVRAVVDQVGMDGFNRVWTSPNTLPTKAEIGKPADWVARVHRKAES; this is translated from the coding sequence ATGACGAGCATCGGTGGTGCTGCATCTGCGGGGATGGTCGACTGGAATCTGGCGGTGGCGACCGCGACCCGGCTCGTGCGGCCGGGTCCGGAAGTCAGCCGCGACGAGGCGCGGGCCGTCGTCGCGGAACTGCGCCGGCACGCCAAGGCCTCGGAGGCACACGTCCGGGGCTTCACCCGGATGGCCACCGAGGAGATCCACGACACCCCCATCCTCGTCGTCGACCGCCCCGGCTGGGTGCGGGCCAACGTCGCGGGCTTCCGGGAGATCCTCAAGCCCCTCCTGGACAAGATGCAGGAACGACGCGGCAGCAGCCCCGGGGGCGCCGTCCTCGGAGCCGTCGGCGGCAAGGTCACCGGCGTCGAACTCGGCATGCTGCTCTCCTTCCTGTCCTCCCGCGTCCTCGGCCAGTACGAGACCTTCGCCCCGGCCACCCGCGAACTCCCCGCCGGCGCGGTCGGCGGCGGCCGACTCCTGCTCGTCGCGCCGAACATCGTCCATGTCGAACGCGAACTCGACGTCGACCCCCACGACTTCCGCCTCTGGGTGTGCCTCCACGAGGAGACGCACCGCACGCAGTTCTCCGCCGTGCCCTGGCTGCGCGACCATCTCGAGGGCGAGATCCAGTCGTTCCTCGGCGAGACCGACGTCGACCCGTCGACGTTCCTCGAGCGTGTCCGCGAAGCCGCCCAGTCCCTCGCCGGCGGACGCCCCGAGGGCGAGGAGGACGACGGGGGCCGCTCCCTGGTCGAACTCGTGCAGACGCCCGCCCAGCGCGAGATCCTCGCCCGCCTCACCGCCGTGATGTCCCTCCTGGAGGGACACGCCGACTTCGTCATGGACGGCGTCGGCCCCGAAGTCGTCTCGACCGTCGCCGAGATCCGTGAGAAGTTCCAGCAGCGCCGCGCCAAGGGCGCCTCCCGGCTCGACATCGCGCTGCGCCGGCTCCTCGGCCTCGACGCCAAGCTCAAGCAGTACCGGGACGGCGAGCGCTTCGTGCGGGCCGTCGTCGACCAGGTCGGCATGGACGGCTTCAACCGGGTATGGACCTCCCCGAACACACTTCCGACCAAGGCCGAGATCGGCAAGCCGGCGGACTGGGTGGCGAGGGTGCACCGCAAGGCCGAGTCGTGA